One window from the genome of Enterococcus haemoperoxidus ATCC BAA-382 encodes:
- the hydA gene encoding dihydropyrimidinase: protein MSILFKGGTVVSAKDRRQVDVRIDGEKIIEMGTNLKTKDSNIVDVSGCFLLPGFIDAHTHLELNNGKGSMGTADNFYTGSKAAVAKGTTTVIDMATPSKGSSLKDCLKVWDQLARGNSSCDYTYHMSIIEWNPSIKAEINEMIDAGITSFKMYMAYDNLRTTDGEIFEAMSEIRKFQGMLGIHCENGDMVNKMIAKFVAEGKRSPHYHPLTRPDSVEAEAVERYLMIADLVGLSVNIVHLSSKRSLEAVQRARARNQKVYVETCPQYLVLDDHLYDGPEFEGAKYVCSPPLRKISDQKALWDGVINGQVNTISTDHCSFNFEGQKTIGKDDFSKIPNGMPGVETRPELIYTYGVTTGKISLERMIGLLSEDIAKQFSMYPQKGIIQVGSDADIVVWDPNTTGIISATTQLQNVDYTPYDGMQTTGSAKSVYLRGQKIAEEGQVVLEKQGKFIFRKSTKNN, encoded by the coding sequence ATGTCTATTCTTTTCAAAGGCGGAACAGTAGTGTCCGCAAAAGATCGCCGTCAAGTAGACGTAAGAATTGATGGGGAAAAAATTATTGAAATGGGGACAAATTTAAAAACAAAGGATTCTAACATAGTTGATGTTTCAGGATGCTTTTTACTACCGGGATTTATCGATGCTCATACTCATTTAGAGCTAAATAATGGTAAAGGATCAATGGGCACCGCAGATAATTTTTATACAGGAAGCAAAGCCGCGGTTGCCAAAGGAACAACTACGGTGATCGATATGGCGACCCCAAGTAAAGGCAGTTCATTGAAAGACTGCCTAAAGGTTTGGGACCAGTTAGCTCGGGGAAACAGCTCTTGTGATTACACTTATCATATGTCGATCATTGAGTGGAATCCAAGCATTAAAGCAGAAATCAATGAAATGATCGATGCCGGTATTACCTCATTTAAGATGTATATGGCCTATGACAATTTAAGAACAACGGATGGGGAAATTTTTGAAGCAATGAGTGAAATTCGTAAGTTTCAGGGCATGTTAGGGATTCATTGTGAAAATGGTGATATGGTCAATAAAATGATCGCAAAATTTGTAGCAGAAGGGAAACGCTCCCCACATTATCATCCATTAACAAGACCTGATTCAGTTGAAGCTGAAGCGGTAGAGCGTTACTTAATGATTGCTGATTTAGTTGGTCTATCTGTTAATATCGTTCATTTAAGTAGCAAACGATCATTAGAGGCAGTCCAGCGTGCAAGAGCTCGTAATCAAAAAGTTTATGTAGAAACATGTCCTCAATATTTAGTTTTAGATGATCATTTATATGATGGACCTGAATTTGAAGGAGCAAAATATGTTTGTTCACCGCCTTTGCGTAAGATTAGTGATCAAAAAGCACTGTGGGATGGTGTGATCAATGGTCAAGTGAACACGATTTCAACAGACCATTGTAGCTTTAACTTTGAAGGACAAAAAACAATCGGAAAAGATGATTTCAGTAAAATCCCGAATGGTATGCCAGGAGTTGAGACTCGCCCCGAGTTGATTTATACCTATGGGGTAACGACTGGAAAAATCAGTTTAGAACGAATGATCGGGTTACTTTCAGAAGATATCGCCAAACAGTTTTCAATGTATCCGCAAAAAGGCATCATCCAAGTAGGCAGTGACGCAGATATCGTCGTTTGGGACCCAAATACGACTGGAATTATTTCAGCTACAACGCAACTTCAAAATGTTGACTATACACCGTATGACGGGATGCAAACAACAGGCAGTGCTAAGTCAGTTTATCTCAGAGGTCAAAAAATAGCTGAAGAAGGTCAAGTTGTTTTAGAAAAACAAGGGAAGTTTATATTCAGAAAAAGTACAAAGAATAACTAG
- the dpaL gene encoding diaminopropionate ammonia-lyase, with the protein MKKIKWTANEMPKTNDQYLTLMSKEAIEKALAFHRSFPQYSQTPLAELKNMAEYLGLKDFFVKDESYRFGLNAFKVLGGSFAMANYIAEKLGKDVADLTYDVLTSDQLRNEFGQATFFTATDGNHGRGVAWAANKLGQKAVVLMPKGSTQTRKENIEKEGATVTIEEVNYDECVRMANKMAEETENGVMVQDTAWEGYEKIPTWIMQGYGTMALEASKQLKESGKERPTHVFVQAGVGSLAGAVVGYFANLYPDDPPKMIVVEAQAADCLYQSAIEKDGKIRFVEGDLQTIMAGLACGEPNTISFDILENHTSVFVSAPDWVSEKGMRMLGAPLKGDPQVISGESGAVAMGIVATAMQDPEYKELRNVLELDENSSVLMFSTEGDTDPDNYKKILWR; encoded by the coding sequence TTGAAAAAAATAAAATGGACGGCAAATGAAATGCCAAAAACAAATGATCAGTATTTAACACTAATGTCAAAGGAAGCAATCGAAAAAGCTTTAGCTTTTCATCGTAGTTTCCCTCAATACAGTCAGACGCCATTAGCTGAATTAAAAAATATGGCTGAATATTTAGGACTAAAAGATTTTTTTGTTAAAGATGAATCCTATCGTTTTGGGTTAAATGCATTTAAAGTGCTAGGTGGCTCGTTTGCTATGGCCAATTACATTGCAGAAAAGCTTGGAAAAGATGTTGCAGATTTGACCTATGATGTTTTAACTTCTGATCAACTTCGGAATGAATTTGGTCAGGCGACATTTTTCACGGCGACCGATGGAAATCATGGACGCGGCGTTGCTTGGGCTGCAAATAAGTTAGGGCAAAAAGCAGTTGTATTAATGCCTAAAGGCTCTACTCAAACAAGAAAAGAAAATATTGAAAAAGAAGGTGCAACTGTTACCATCGAAGAAGTCAATTACGACGAATGTGTACGTATGGCTAACAAGATGGCTGAAGAAACTGAAAACGGTGTCATGGTTCAAGATACCGCGTGGGAGGGGTATGAAAAAATTCCGACATGGATCATGCAAGGATATGGAACAATGGCATTAGAAGCATCTAAACAGTTAAAAGAATCTGGGAAAGAACGACCAACACATGTATTCGTTCAAGCAGGTGTTGGTAGTTTAGCAGGAGCTGTTGTGGGGTATTTTGCTAATCTTTATCCTGATGATCCACCGAAAATGATTGTTGTTGAAGCGCAAGCGGCAGATTGCCTGTATCAATCTGCAATTGAAAAAGATGGCAAGATTCGTTTTGTTGAAGGCGATTTACAAACCATAATGGCAGGACTTGCCTGTGGTGAACCTAATACAATTTCATTCGATATTTTAGAAAATCATACCTCAGTCTTTGTTTCAGCGCCTGACTGGGTTTCAGAAAAAGGGATGAGAATGCTTGGAGCACCATTAAAAGGTGATCCTCAAGTGATTTCAGGCGAATCAGGAGCAGTCGCAATGGGCATAGTTGCAACGGCTATGCAAGATCCTGAATACAAAGAGTTACGTAATGTACTAGAACTAGATGAAAATTCAAGCGTTCTAATGTTTTCAACAGAAGGCGACACAGATCCAGATAACTATAAAAAAATCTTATGGAGGTAA
- a CDS encoding YgeY family selenium metabolism-linked hydrolase — MDFKEINEAAEGYRKDMIQFLRDLVKIPGESAEEGAKMDRAKAEMQKLGFDKIEVDPQGNLLGYMGTGKKLIAFDGHMDTVGIGEMSNWEFDPYDGYETDTEIGGRGTSDQEGGIVSAIYGAKIMKDLGLLNEKYTALVTVTVQEEDCDGLCWQYIIKEDGIRPEFVVSTEPTDGGIYRGQRGRMEIKVDVKGVSCHGSAPERGDNAIYKMADILQDVRALNNNGDTESTVIKGLVRMLDEKYNPEWKEARFLGKGTVTASQIFHSSPSRCAVADGCTVSLDRRMTAGETWESCLEEIRNLPAVKKYGDDVVVSMYDYDRPSYTGLTYPIECYFPTWVIPEEHGVTKALMETHRNLYGEERLGSKETIDMRKARPLLDKWTFSTNGVSIMGRNGIPCIGFGPGAEAQAHAPNEKTWKDDLVRCAAVYAALPTVYCENN, encoded by the coding sequence ATGGATTTCAAAGAAATTAACGAAGCAGCAGAAGGTTACAGAAAGGATATGATCCAATTTTTACGAGATTTAGTCAAAATTCCAGGAGAAAGTGCTGAAGAAGGCGCAAAAATGGATCGTGCTAAAGCCGAAATGCAAAAATTAGGTTTTGACAAAATCGAAGTAGATCCTCAAGGAAATTTACTTGGATACATGGGAACTGGTAAAAAATTGATTGCGTTTGATGGTCATATGGACACAGTGGGAATCGGCGAAATGAGTAACTGGGAATTTGATCCGTATGATGGTTATGAAACAGATACAGAAATCGGCGGACGTGGTACATCTGACCAAGAAGGCGGTATTGTTTCAGCCATTTATGGCGCTAAAATCATGAAAGATCTTGGGTTATTAAATGAAAAATATACAGCATTAGTAACGGTTACGGTACAAGAAGAAGATTGTGATGGATTATGTTGGCAATACATCATCAAAGAAGACGGTATTCGTCCTGAATTTGTTGTCTCGACTGAACCAACAGATGGAGGAATCTATCGTGGTCAACGTGGTCGAATGGAAATCAAAGTAGACGTTAAAGGGGTATCTTGTCACGGGTCAGCTCCTGAACGTGGGGATAATGCGATTTATAAAATGGCCGACATTTTACAAGATGTGCGTGCGTTAAACAACAATGGGGATACTGAAAGTACTGTGATTAAAGGTTTAGTTCGTATGCTTGATGAAAAATATAACCCTGAATGGAAAGAAGCACGTTTCTTAGGAAAAGGAACTGTTACAGCTTCACAAATCTTCCATTCATCACCAAGTCGCTGTGCAGTAGCAGATGGTTGTACAGTTTCATTAGATCGCCGAATGACTGCAGGGGAAACTTGGGAAAGTTGTTTAGAAGAAATTCGTAACTTACCTGCAGTTAAAAAATACGGAGATGATGTTGTCGTTTCAATGTATGACTACGATCGTCCATCATATACTGGTTTAACGTATCCAATCGAATGTTACTTCCCAACTTGGGTGATTCCAGAAGAACATGGTGTAACAAAAGCCTTGATGGAAACACACAGAAATCTTTATGGTGAAGAACGTCTTGGCTCAAAAGAAACGATTGACATGCGTAAAGCACGTCCATTGTTAGACAAATGGACATTCTCAACAAATGGCGTATCGATCATGGGACGCAATGGCATTCCGTGTATTGGGTTTGGTCCAGGAGCCGAAGCCCAAGCGCATGCGCCAAATGAAAAAACATGGAAAGATGATTTAGTCCGTTGCGCTGCAGTGTACGCTGCATTGCCAACTGTCTATTGTGAAAATAACTAA
- the ygeW gene encoding knotted carbamoyltransferase YgeW yields METFNDYIAKLDKLEFDKMYENDFFLTWEKTRDELEAVFTVADTLRYLRENNISTKIFDSGLGISLFRDNSTRTRFSFASACNLLGLEVQDLDEGKSQISHGETVRETANMISFMADIIGIRDDMYIGKGNTYMREVSESVQEGHKDGVLEQRPTLVNLQCDIDHPTQAMADALHLIHEFGGVENLKGKKVAMTWAYSPSYGKPLSVPQGIVGLMTRLGMDVVLAHPEGYEIMPEVEEVAKKNATEAGGSFTKTNSMAEAFKDADVVYPKSWAPFAAMEKRTQLYGEGDQAGIDKLEKELLAQNTNHKDWECTEELMKTTKNGKALYMHCLPADITGVSCDEGEVEASVFDRYRVELYKEASYKPYIIAAMIFLSKVKSPQATLKELEKKATPREVK; encoded by the coding sequence ATGGAAACTTTTAACGACTATATTGCAAAATTGGACAAATTAGAATTTGATAAAATGTACGAAAACGACTTTTTCTTAACATGGGAAAAAACGCGTGATGAATTAGAAGCCGTTTTCACCGTAGCAGATACATTACGCTATTTGCGTGAAAATAATATTTCAACGAAAATTTTTGATAGTGGTTTAGGGATTTCATTATTCCGTGATAACTCAACAAGAACTCGCTTTAGTTTTGCTTCTGCTTGTAATCTTTTAGGATTAGAAGTTCAAGATTTAGACGAAGGAAAAAGCCAAATTTCTCATGGGGAAACTGTTCGTGAAACAGCAAACATGATCTCGTTTATGGCGGATATCATCGGGATTCGTGATGATATGTATATTGGAAAAGGCAACACTTACATGCGAGAAGTGTCTGAATCAGTTCAAGAAGGACACAAAGATGGCGTGTTAGAACAACGGCCAACATTGGTCAACTTACAATGTGATATCGATCATCCTACTCAAGCAATGGCAGATGCATTACATTTGATCCATGAATTTGGCGGTGTCGAAAACTTAAAAGGCAAAAAAGTAGCGATGACTTGGGCGTATTCACCATCTTATGGCAAACCATTATCAGTTCCTCAAGGAATCGTAGGTTTAATGACACGTCTTGGTATGGATGTGGTGTTGGCTCATCCAGAAGGCTATGAAATCATGCCTGAAGTTGAAGAAGTTGCGAAGAAAAATGCAACTGAAGCTGGCGGTTCATTTACCAAAACAAACAGTATGGCTGAAGCCTTTAAAGATGCCGATGTTGTGTATCCTAAGAGCTGGGCACCATTTGCAGCAATGGAAAAACGTACACAATTATACGGTGAAGGGGATCAAGCTGGTATTGACAAGCTGGAAAAAGAATTGCTTGCTCAAAATACCAACCACAAAGATTGGGAATGTACAGAAGAATTGATGAAAACAACAAAAAATGGAAAAGCGTTGTATATGCACTGCTTACCTGCTGATATCACAGGTGTAAGTTGTGATGAAGGGGAAGTTGAAGCTTCAGTCTTTGACCGTTATCGTGTTGAACTATACAAAGAAGCAAGTTATAAACCCTATATTATTGCGGCTATGATCTTCTTAAGTAAAGTTAAAAGCCCGCAAGCTACATTAAAAGAACTTGAAAAAAAAGCAACACCAAGAGAAGTCAAATAG
- the arcC gene encoding carbamate kinase, which produces MVKRVVVALGGNALGNNLTEQMTAVKETSKAIADLIEAGYEVILSHGNGPQVGMIQLAMEELSLSDPSKYPTIPLSVCVAMSQSYIGYDLQNALREELLNRKLEQPVGTVITQVAVDPKDPAFDRPAKPIGRFMTKEEAEALVKEKQITVAEDSGRGYRQVVASPKPKEIIEIQTITSLINAGQTVIACGGGGIPVVKNGNHLSGAAAVIDKDFCSELLAELVDADLLIILTAVEKVCVDFGEPTQKELSQVSTSEMKKHVADGQFAPGSMLPKVEAAIQFAESKPGRKTLITLLEKAKDGIVGKTGTIIEQ; this is translated from the coding sequence ATGGTAAAACGAGTTGTAGTTGCTCTTGGCGGAAATGCGCTTGGCAATAATTTAACAGAACAAATGACTGCCGTGAAAGAAACATCGAAAGCCATTGCAGATTTGATTGAAGCAGGATATGAAGTTATTTTGTCTCATGGAAATGGACCACAAGTTGGGATGATTCAACTGGCAATGGAAGAACTTTCATTGAGTGATCCAAGTAAATATCCAACGATTCCATTATCAGTATGTGTGGCAATGAGTCAGAGTTATATCGGCTATGATCTACAAAATGCGTTACGAGAAGAATTATTGAATCGTAAGTTGGAACAACCAGTGGGAACGGTGATTACACAAGTAGCAGTTGATCCAAAAGACCCTGCATTTGACCGTCCCGCCAAACCAATCGGTCGTTTTATGACTAAAGAAGAAGCTGAAGCGCTTGTGAAAGAAAAACAAATAACGGTGGCTGAAGATTCTGGTCGCGGGTATCGTCAAGTTGTGGCATCACCAAAACCAAAAGAAATTATTGAAATCCAAACGATCACTTCTCTGATCAACGCAGGCCAAACAGTGATCGCGTGTGGTGGCGGAGGCATTCCTGTAGTGAAAAATGGCAACCATTTAAGTGGAGCTGCAGCTGTTATTGATAAAGATTTCTGTAGTGAGTTGTTAGCTGAACTGGTTGATGCAGATTTACTAATTATTTTGACAGCGGTAGAAAAAGTCTGTGTAGATTTTGGTGAACCAACACAAAAAGAATTAAGCCAAGTATCGACGAGTGAAATGAAAAAACATGTGGCTGACGGTCAATTTGCACCTGGCTCAATGCTGCCGAAAGTCGAAGCGGCAATCCAATTTGCTGAATCAAAACCGGGACGAAAAACACTGATCACGTTATTAGAAAAAGCCAAAGACGGAATCGTTGGAAAGACGGGAACGATCATTGAGCAATAA
- a CDS encoding Rid family detoxifying hydrolase encodes MTNKMVNSTNAPAAVGPYSHSVLAGQTQYISGQLGLDPVNGEMKATVEQQAEQALINLGAILKETGMTYDNVVKTTVFLKNMSDFSKINAIYGKYFSNVLPARSCVEVCELPKSGLFEVEAIAVKN; translated from the coding sequence ATGACAAACAAAATGGTCAACTCAACAAATGCTCCAGCTGCTGTAGGACCTTATTCCCATTCAGTTTTAGCTGGACAAACACAATATATCTCTGGGCAATTAGGATTAGATCCGGTAAACGGAGAAATGAAAGCAACAGTTGAACAACAAGCAGAACAAGCCCTGATCAATTTAGGTGCAATTTTGAAAGAAACGGGTATGACGTATGACAATGTTGTAAAGACAACGGTTTTCTTAAAAAACATGTCAGACTTTAGTAAAATCAATGCTATTTATGGAAAATATTTTTCTAATGTTCTTCCTGCCCGTTCTTGCGTAGAAGTATGCGAATTACCTAAGAGTGGACTTTTTGAAGTAGAAGCAATCGCAGTCAAAAATTAA